One Pseudomonas abieticivorans genomic region harbors:
- the hutH gene encoding histidine ammonia-lyase, whose translation MPATLHIQPGHFDLDQLRAIYQQQVPFELDPSARQVVADSQRTVTEIIASKRTVYGINTGFGLLARTSIPTESLAKLQRNLLLSHCTGTGVLLDDASVALIMVLKVASLARGFSGVRWEVIEGLSKLYAAKVFPCIPSQGSVGASGDLAPLAHMSAVLIGVGRVRHQGREMDAVEGLALAGLEPMTLGPKEGLALINGTQVSTALALRGLFATEKLFSAAVVAGSLTVEALKGSDVPFDPRIQAVRGQPGQIDVAVYYRELLATSEIRESHRDCTRVQDPYSLRCQPQVMGACLDHMRFAAGVFLREANAVSDNPLVFSADGDVLSGGNFHAEPVAMASDVLALAISEIGALSERRIAQLVDPALSGLPAFLVREGGLNSGFMIAQVTSAALASENKTLAHPASIDSLPTSANQEDHVSMATFAARRLLDMAGNSSAVVAIELLGAAQGVDLHAPLKTSELLTEVMAFIREEVAHYDEDRYFAPDIAAARAWVENGAFGRWLPFARLHG comes from the coding sequence ATGCCAGCGACTCTGCATATCCAGCCCGGCCACTTCGACCTCGACCAGTTGCGCGCCATCTACCAGCAGCAGGTGCCGTTCGAACTCGACCCGTCCGCACGCCAGGTGGTTGCCGACAGCCAGCGCACCGTGACCGAAATCATTGCCAGCAAACGTACCGTGTACGGCATCAACACCGGCTTCGGCCTGCTGGCTCGTACCTCGATCCCCACCGAGTCCCTGGCCAAGCTGCAGCGCAACCTGTTACTCAGCCACTGCACCGGCACCGGCGTGCTGCTGGATGACGCCAGCGTGGCGCTGATCATGGTGCTCAAGGTCGCGTCCCTGGCGCGCGGCTTCTCTGGCGTGCGCTGGGAAGTCATCGAAGGCCTGAGCAAGCTGTACGCGGCGAAGGTGTTCCCGTGCATTCCTTCGCAAGGCTCGGTAGGCGCCTCGGGCGACCTGGCGCCGTTGGCGCACATGTCGGCGGTGCTGATCGGCGTGGGCCGCGTGCGCCACCAAGGTCGCGAAATGGATGCGGTCGAGGGCCTGGCCCTGGCTGGCCTGGAACCGATGACCCTGGGCCCGAAAGAAGGCCTGGCGCTGATCAACGGCACACAGGTGTCGACCGCCCTGGCCCTGCGCGGCCTGTTCGCCACCGAGAAACTGTTCAGCGCTGCCGTCGTGGCCGGTAGCCTGACCGTTGAAGCCCTGAAAGGCTCTGACGTGCCGTTCGACCCGCGCATCCAGGCCGTTCGCGGCCAGCCGGGGCAGATCGACGTGGCGGTGTATTACCGCGAGCTGCTGGCCACCAGTGAGATCCGCGAATCGCACCGCGACTGCACCCGCGTGCAAGACCCCTACTCCCTGCGCTGCCAGCCACAGGTGATGGGCGCCTGCCTGGACCACATGCGTTTTGCCGCCGGCGTGTTCCTGCGTGAGGCCAATGCCGTGTCCGACAACCCGTTGGTGTTCAGCGCCGACGGTGACGTGCTGTCGGGCGGCAACTTCCACGCCGAGCCGGTGGCCATGGCCTCCGATGTGCTGGCCTTGGCCATCTCGGAAATCGGCGCGCTGTCGGAGCGGCGCATCGCCCAACTGGTAGACCCGGCACTGTCTGGCCTGCCAGCCTTTTTGGTGCGCGAAGGCGGCCTGAACTCCGGTTTCATGATCGCCCAGGTAACCTCCGCCGCCCTCGCCTCGGAGAACAAGACCCTGGCCCACCCGGCCTCGATCGACAGCCTGCCGACCTCGGCCAACCAGGAAGACCACGTGTCCATGGCCACCTTCGCCGCCCGCCGCCTGCTGGACATGGCCGGCAACAGCAGCGCCGTGGTCGCCATCGAGCTGCTCGGCGCCGCCCAAGGGGTGGACTTGCACGCACCATTGAAAACCTCGGAGCTGCTCACCGAGGTCATGGCCTTCATCCGCGAAGAAGTCGCCCACTACGACGAGGACCGCTACTTCGCCCCAGACATCGCCGCCGCGCGCGCCTGGGTGGAAAACGGTGCGTTCGGCCGCTGGTTGCCGTTCGCCCGGCTGCACGGCTAA
- a CDS encoding isopenicillin N synthase family dioxygenase gives MTAPAQLPLIDMSGVRERDPASIRRAGEAIRQACVDIGFFYIINHGVPQPVIDRAMAAAGTFFAHPADAKRQVAVNTRHRGWHALGGALMYEATKPDHKEFFSIGLELPEDDPCVVAGQALRGPNQWPAFMPELQPALAEYYQEIGKAGADLLTAVASGLGIAEDFFLGKYRKPLQRTQMVYYPPHPPMAQADQFGVAPHTDYGCITLLYQDNSGGLQVRELRNDSWVDATPIPGSLVVNVGDLLAHWSNNRFRSTLHRVVNKSGHERYSIATFFDPTYEAVVDPCDLGIAAGESRYAPVAAGDYILKRIDDSMAYRKKQ, from the coding sequence ATGACCGCCCCAGCACAATTGCCCTTGATCGACATGTCGGGTGTTCGCGAGCGAGACCCGGCCAGCATCCGCCGTGCGGGCGAGGCCATCCGCCAGGCTTGTGTCGACATCGGTTTTTTCTACATCATCAACCACGGTGTGCCACAACCGGTGATCGACCGCGCCATGGCCGCCGCCGGCACCTTCTTCGCCCACCCTGCCGATGCCAAGCGCCAGGTCGCGGTCAACACTCGCCATCGCGGCTGGCACGCCTTGGGCGGGGCGTTGATGTATGAAGCCACCAAGCCCGACCACAAGGAATTTTTCAGCATCGGCCTGGAGCTGCCCGAGGACGACCCTTGCGTGGTGGCCGGCCAGGCCTTGCGCGGGCCTAACCAGTGGCCAGCGTTCATGCCCGAACTGCAACCGGCGTTGGCTGAGTACTACCAGGAAATCGGCAAGGCCGGCGCCGACCTGCTGACCGCCGTGGCATCGGGGCTGGGCATCGCCGAAGACTTCTTCCTGGGCAAGTACCGCAAGCCCTTGCAGCGCACGCAAATGGTCTACTACCCACCGCACCCGCCCATGGCCCAGGCCGACCAATTCGGCGTGGCGCCGCACACCGACTACGGCTGCATTACCTTGCTGTACCAGGACAACAGCGGCGGCCTGCAGGTGCGCGAGTTGCGCAACGACAGCTGGGTAGATGCCACGCCGATCCCGGGCAGCTTGGTGGTTAACGTCGGGGATTTGCTGGCGCACTGGTCCAACAATCGCTTCCGCTCGACCTTGCACCGGGTGGTGAATAAGTCCGGGCACGAGCGCTATTCGATCGCGACGTTTTTTGACCCCACCTATGAGGCAGTGGTGGACCCCTGTGATCTGGGGATAGCGGCAGGGGAGAGTCGTTACGCGCCGGTGGCGGCGGGGGATTATATTTTGAAGCGCATCGATGATTCGATGGCGTATCGCAAGAAGCAGTGA
- a CDS encoding NAD(P)/FAD-dependent oxidoreductase, whose translation MTHRIVIVGGGAGGLELATRLGKTLGKRGTANVTLVDANLTHIWKPLLHEVAAGSLNSSEDELNYVAQAKWNHFKFQLGRMSGLDRAGQQIHLAATLDENGEELVPARSIGYDSLVISVGSTTNDFGTQGAAEHCLFLDTRKQAERFHQQLLNHYLRAHAGDDTQQQISVAIVGAGATGVELAAELHHAAHELAAYGLGKIEPQNLRITVIEAGPRVLPALPERIGQPVHKTLEKLGVTVLTNASVSQVTADSLITADGKVIPASLKVWAAGIRAPGFLKDIDGLETNRINQLQVRPTLQTTRDDNIFAFGDCAACPQPDSDRNVPPRAQAAHQQASLLAKSLKLRIENKPLPEYRYKDYGSLVSLSSFSAVGNLMGNLTGSVMLEGWLARMFYVSLYRMHQMALYGMFRTAMLMLGSRIGRGTEPRLKLH comes from the coding sequence ATGACACATCGTATCGTGATTGTCGGCGGCGGCGCCGGCGGCCTGGAGTTGGCGACCCGCCTGGGTAAAACCCTGGGCAAGCGCGGCACCGCCAACGTAACCCTGGTAGACGCCAACCTGACGCACATCTGGAAGCCCTTGCTGCACGAAGTGGCGGCCGGCTCCTTGAACTCGTCCGAAGATGAGCTGAACTACGTCGCCCAGGCCAAATGGAACCACTTCAAGTTCCAGCTCGGGCGCATGAGCGGGTTGGACCGTGCTGGCCAGCAAATCCATTTGGCGGCGACCCTGGACGAAAACGGCGAAGAGTTAGTGCCAGCCCGTTCCATCGGCTACGACAGCCTGGTGATCTCGGTGGGCAGCACCACCAACGACTTCGGCACCCAGGGCGCGGCCGAGCATTGCCTGTTCCTGGACACCCGCAAGCAGGCCGAGCGCTTCCACCAGCAACTGCTCAACCACTACCTGCGGGCCCACGCCGGTGATGACACGCAACAGCAAATCAGCGTGGCCATCGTTGGCGCCGGTGCTACTGGCGTGGAACTGGCCGCCGAACTGCACCACGCAGCCCACGAACTGGCCGCCTATGGCCTGGGCAAGATCGAGCCGCAGAACCTGCGCATCACCGTGATCGAGGCCGGCCCACGGGTGTTGCCAGCCCTGCCCGAGCGTATCGGCCAGCCGGTGCACAAGACCCTGGAAAAACTCGGCGTGACCGTGCTCACCAACGCCTCGGTCAGCCAAGTGACCGCCGACAGCCTGATCACCGCCGACGGCAAGGTGATCCCGGCCAGCCTTAAAGTGTGGGCGGCGGGCATTCGTGCACCGGGCTTTTTGAAAGACATCGACGGCCTGGAAACCAACCGCATCAACCAACTGCAAGTGCGCCCGACGCTGCAAACCACCCGTGACGACAACATCTTTGCCTTCGGTGACTGCGCTGCCTGCCCGCAACCGGACAGCGACCGCAACGTGCCACCCCGCGCCCAGGCGGCTCACCAGCAGGCCTCGTTGCTGGCCAAGTCGTTGAAGCTGCGCATCGAGAATAAGCCGCTGCCGGAGTACCGCTACAAGGACTACGGCTCGCTGGTATCGCTGTCGAGCTTCTCGGCGGTGGGCAACTTGATGGGTAACCTGACCGGCAGCGTGATGCTGGAAGGGTGGCTGGCGCGGATGTTTTACGTGTCGCTGTACCGCATGCACCAGATGGCGCTGTACGGGATGTTTCGCACGGCCATGTTGATGCTGGGCAGCCGGATCGGGCGCGGGACAGAGCCGCGGTTGAAGTTGCACTGA
- a CDS encoding DUF3094 family protein has protein sequence MTSRLNPDDQQRVDEYLQLPQHRVERRAFRPWLLLVVVLVAVIGLGLLSRFLSYLVL, from the coding sequence ATGACCAGCCGACTCAACCCCGACGACCAGCAACGGGTCGATGAGTACCTGCAACTGCCCCAGCATCGAGTCGAGCGCCGCGCCTTTCGGCCCTGGCTGCTCCTTGTGGTGGTATTGGTTGCAGTGATCGGGTTGGGCCTGTTGAGCCGATTCTTGAGTTACCTGGTGCTATGA
- a CDS encoding DUF1780 domain-containing protein has product MDDSDYLRLLTIQAEQANTFLSNARKWERERWVCERLLQGLNIPYRAEDFAAAGQEPPDVLFRDASFEVFFVLDEGRRLNDEWREELQRRRSAFSLSQLVRREARPKRIGAPELLQRLAPTLRKKAHNYKERGLDLGELDIIAFAALKREVLDLNSHFPPPTEYLRQGWRSLSLVGPTFARVLFAHPDAPDFLRSNLGRSIVFDVGISL; this is encoded by the coding sequence ATGGATGACTCAGACTACTTGCGCCTGCTCACCATTCAGGCCGAACAAGCCAATACGTTCCTCTCCAACGCCCGCAAGTGGGAACGCGAGCGCTGGGTGTGCGAGCGTTTGCTGCAGGGCTTGAACATTCCGTATCGCGCCGAGGATTTCGCCGCGGCAGGCCAGGAGCCGCCGGACGTATTGTTCCGCGATGCCAGTTTCGAGGTGTTTTTTGTCCTCGACGAAGGCCGTCGCCTGAACGATGAGTGGCGTGAGGAGTTGCAGCGCCGGCGCAGTGCCTTTTCCCTCAGCCAACTGGTGCGCCGCGAGGCCCGGCCCAAGCGCATTGGCGCGCCGGAGCTGTTGCAGCGCCTGGCGCCGACCCTGCGCAAAAAGGCCCACAACTACAAGGAGCGCGGCCTGGACCTGGGCGAGCTGGACATCATCGCCTTCGCGGCGCTGAAGCGTGAGGTGCTGGACCTCAACAGCCATTTCCCTCCACCCACCGAATACCTGCGCCAGGGCTGGCGCTCGCTGTCCTTGGTGGGGCCGACCTTTGCCCGGGTGCTGTTCGCCCACCCGGATGCACCGGACTTTTTGCGCAGCAACCTGGGCCGCAGCATCGTTTTTGATGTGGGCATCAGCCTTTAA
- a CDS encoding FAD/FMN-containing dehydrogenase, with product MKFWPIALLSLLPTWAMALETGDSVAPWTLLDQFDQPYSLNPQARVLLVARDMDGAKLLDTAMQGQPKGYLEQRDAVFLADVEKMPALIAKLFAVPAMRGYNYRVILDRKGRIAPQYPAQAGQVLWVELDHQRVVAQHEFSDATALRQALEQAKK from the coding sequence ATGAAGTTTTGGCCCATCGCTCTGCTCAGCCTGCTGCCCACCTGGGCCATGGCCCTGGAAACCGGCGACAGCGTGGCGCCTTGGACCTTACTGGACCAGTTCGATCAGCCCTACAGCTTGAACCCACAGGCGCGGGTTTTGCTGGTGGCGCGGGACATGGACGGCGCCAAGTTGCTGGACACGGCGATGCAGGGCCAGCCCAAGGGGTATCTGGAGCAGCGTGACGCGGTGTTCCTGGCGGATGTCGAGAAAATGCCGGCGTTGATCGCCAAGCTGTTCGCGGTGCCGGCGATGCGCGGTTACAACTACCGGGTGATACTGGATCGCAAAGGGCGTATCGCACCGCAGTATCCGGCCCAGGCCGGCCAAGTGTTGTGGGTCGAGCTCGATCACCAGCGCGTGGTAGCGCAGCATGAGTTCAGCGATGCCACCGCCCTGCGCCAAGCGTTGGAACAGGCGAAAAAATGA
- a CDS encoding energy-coupling factor ABC transporter permease has translation MISAQVLSSETLSVGWCLYVPLLAWAALRAPWVELFSDTRRQHLLFGTVLGLFLLWLVRRDFDTGVSYHFIGMTAVTLLLDWPLAILGGLVAQVGLILMGRQDLVAGGINGLLLIGLPVLVTEVCAILVERAQPKNPFVYIFCSGFFPAALAALLCVLAGLGLLWVDGRFAMPEWIWDFIGYLWLIIFPEAFINGMIVSALVVFCPEWLETFNRTRYLQAPWKDDDSH, from the coding sequence ATGATCAGCGCGCAGGTGCTGTCCAGCGAGACGTTGAGCGTTGGCTGGTGCCTGTATGTGCCGTTGCTGGCGTGGGCCGCGTTGCGCGCACCTTGGGTTGAGCTGTTCAGCGACACCCGCCGCCAGCACTTGCTGTTTGGCACGGTGTTGGGCCTTTTCCTGTTGTGGCTGGTGCGGCGCGACTTTGATACCGGTGTCTCGTATCACTTTATCGGCATGACGGCGGTCACCTTGCTGTTGGACTGGCCGTTGGCGATTCTTGGCGGGCTGGTGGCGCAGGTCGGGCTGATCCTGATGGGGCGCCAGGACTTGGTTGCAGGCGGGATCAATGGCTTGCTGCTGATCGGCCTGCCGGTGTTGGTGACCGAGGTGTGCGCGATTCTGGTCGAGCGGGCACAGCCGAAAAATCCCTTCGTGTACATCTTCTGCTCAGGGTTCTTTCCTGCGGCGTTGGCGGCCTTGCTGTGCGTGTTGGCGGGGCTGGGTTTGCTTTGGGTAGACGGTCGCTTCGCGATGCCGGAGTGGATCTGGGACTTTATTGGCTACCTGTGGCTGATCATATTCCCCGAGGCGTTTATCAACGGGATGATCGTCAGCGCGCTGGTGGTGTTTTGCCCCGAGTGGCTGGAAACCTTCAACCGCACGCGGTACCTGCAAGCGCCCTGGAAGGACGATGATTCACATTGA
- the yacG gene encoding DNA gyrase inhibitor YacG, with protein MSQMTVDCPTCGAPVEWSAASPNRPFCSDRCKLIDLGAWASEEHKIPVAPDAEDEMFSGDFPHNEH; from the coding sequence ATGAGCCAAATGACCGTAGACTGCCCAACCTGTGGCGCCCCGGTGGAATGGAGCGCGGCCAGCCCGAACCGGCCGTTCTGCTCGGACCGTTGCAAACTGATCGACTTGGGGGCGTGGGCCTCCGAAGAGCACAAGATCCCGGTGGCACCGGATGCCGAGGATGAGATGTTCAGCGGGGATTTTCCGCATAACGAGCATTGA
- the coaE gene encoding dephospho-CoA kinase (Dephospho-CoA kinase (CoaE) performs the final step in coenzyme A biosynthesis.) gives MTTAVSKPWVLGLTGGIGSGKSAAAQRFSELGIHVVDADQASRWVVELGRPALAALAEHFGNGVLQADGTLDRAALRQLIFEDAGERRWVEALLHPLIGEEIARSLASATSPYAVFVSPLMVESGQHRIAQRLLVIDAPREVQIERTLRRDATSPEQVQAILKAQASREDRLKHADDVVLNDRDLVWLYAEIDRLHHFYLTLRGGQS, from the coding sequence ATGACAACAGCAGTTTCCAAACCCTGGGTGCTGGGGCTTACCGGTGGTATCGGCAGCGGCAAGAGCGCTGCGGCGCAGCGGTTCAGCGAGTTGGGCATTCACGTGGTGGATGCCGACCAGGCCTCGCGCTGGGTGGTCGAACTTGGCCGCCCTGCCCTGGCTGCGCTGGCTGAACACTTCGGCAACGGCGTGTTGCAGGCCGATGGCACCTTGGACCGCGCAGCATTACGCCAGCTGATTTTCGAAGATGCAGGCGAGCGGCGCTGGGTCGAGGCCTTGCTGCATCCGCTGATCGGTGAAGAGATCGCCCGCTCGCTGGCCAGCGCCACGTCGCCCTATGCGGTGTTCGTGTCGCCGTTGATGGTGGAGTCTGGGCAACACCGTATCGCCCAGCGGCTGTTGGTGATCGATGCCCCCCGCGAAGTGCAGATTGAGCGTACGCTGCGTCGCGACGCGACCAGCCCGGAGCAGGTGCAGGCCATTCTAAAGGCCCAAGCCAGCCGCGAAGACCGCCTCAAGCATGCGGACGACGTGGTGCTCAACGACCGCGATCTGGTCTGGCTGTATGCCGAGATCGATCGCCTGCATCACTTTTACCTGACCTTGCGTGGAGGCCAATCATGA
- a CDS encoding prepilin peptidase, with product MPLSEYLASSPLAFTLCALILGLVVGSFLNVVIHRLPKMLEADWKTQARDILGLPAEPAGKTYNLLLPHSHCPHCDHKIRSWENIPVISYLVLGGKCSACKAPISKRYPLVELACGLLSAFVALHFGFGWQAGAFLLLTWGLFAMSMIDADHQLLPDALVLPLLWLGLIVNAFGLFTSLTDALWGAVAGYLVLWLVFWLFKLVTGKEGMGHGDFKLLAMLGAWGGWQILPLTVLLSSLVGAILGVIMLRMRNASNSTPIPFGPYLAIAGWIALLWGDQITTSYMHFAGF from the coding sequence ATGCCCCTATCCGAATACCTGGCCAGCTCCCCCCTGGCCTTTACCCTCTGCGCGCTCATCCTGGGCCTTGTCGTCGGCAGCTTCCTGAACGTGGTCATCCATCGCCTGCCGAAAATGCTCGAAGCCGACTGGAAAACCCAAGCCCGCGACATCCTCGGCCTGCCCGCCGAACCCGCCGGCAAGACTTACAACCTATTACTCCCCCACTCCCACTGCCCGCACTGCGACCACAAGATCCGCAGTTGGGAAAACATCCCGGTCATCAGCTACCTCGTCCTGGGCGGCAAGTGTTCGGCCTGCAAGGCGCCGATCAGCAAGCGCTACCCGCTGGTTGAACTGGCTTGCGGTCTGCTGTCCGCTTTCGTCGCCTTGCACTTCGGTTTCGGCTGGCAAGCCGGCGCATTCCTGCTGCTGACCTGGGGCCTGTTCGCGATGAGCATGATCGATGCCGACCATCAGTTGCTGCCCGACGCCTTGGTGTTGCCGCTGCTGTGGCTGGGGCTGATCGTCAATGCGTTCGGCTTGTTCACGTCACTGACCGATGCGCTGTGGGGTGCGGTGGCGGGCTACCTGGTGTTGTGGCTGGTGTTCTGGCTGTTCAAGCTGGTGACCGGCAAAGAGGGCATGGGCCATGGCGATTTCAAGCTGTTGGCCATGCTGGGCGCTTGGGGTGGCTGGCAGATTTTGCCGTTGACGGTACTGTTGTCGTCGCTGGTGGGGGCCATTCTGGGGGTGATCATGCTGCGCATGCGCAATGCGTCGAACAGCACGCCGATCCCGTTTGGTCCGTATCTGGCCATTGCGGGGTGGATCGCATTGCTCTGGGGTGATCAAATAACCACCTCATACATGCATTTCGCTGGTTTCTGA
- a CDS encoding type II secretion system F family protein: MAVKAAKVSVYAWEGTDRKGTKITGELSGPSLPLIKAQLRKQGINPIKVRKKSTSLFGKGKKIKPLDIALFTRQMATMMRAGVPLLQSFDIIGEGFENPNMRKLVDDLKQQVAAGNSFASALRQRPQYFDDLYCNLVDAGEQAGALETLLDRVATYKEKTEALKAKIKKAMTYPAAVLVVAFIVSGILLIKVVPQFESVFKGFGAELPAFTQMVIDLSVVLQEWWYLVLAAIIAAVYAFKYAHKNNQRFHDAVDRLLLKLPVIGGILYKSAVARYARTLSTTFAAGVPLVEALDSVSGATGNIVFKTAVNRIKQDVSTGMQLNFSMRTTGVFPSLAIQMTAIGEESGALDDMLDKVASFYEAEVDNMVDSLTSLMEPLIMVVLGVVVGGLVVAMYLPIFQLGNVV, translated from the coding sequence ATGGCGGTCAAAGCGGCAAAAGTCAGCGTCTATGCCTGGGAAGGCACGGACCGTAAAGGCACCAAGATAACCGGCGAACTGAGCGGCCCCTCGCTGCCGTTGATCAAGGCACAACTGCGTAAGCAGGGCATCAACCCAATCAAGGTTCGAAAGAAATCCACGTCACTGTTCGGCAAAGGTAAAAAGATCAAGCCGCTGGACATTGCACTGTTCACACGCCAGATGGCGACCATGATGCGCGCAGGCGTACCACTGCTCCAGTCCTTTGACATCATTGGCGAGGGCTTCGAGAACCCAAACATGCGTAAGCTTGTCGACGATCTCAAGCAACAAGTCGCTGCCGGTAATAGCTTTGCAAGCGCCCTGCGACAACGACCGCAATACTTTGACGACTTGTACTGCAACCTAGTCGACGCAGGCGAACAGGCCGGCGCTCTGGAAACACTCCTGGACCGCGTGGCCACCTACAAGGAAAAGACAGAAGCACTCAAAGCCAAGATCAAAAAGGCCATGACCTATCCAGCAGCGGTGCTGGTGGTTGCCTTTATTGTTTCGGGCATTTTGTTGATTAAGGTAGTGCCTCAGTTCGAGTCCGTTTTCAAAGGCTTTGGTGCAGAACTGCCTGCCTTTACGCAGATGGTAATCGATCTCTCAGTCGTGCTGCAGGAATGGTGGTATCTGGTATTGGCGGCAATCATTGCTGCTGTTTATGCGTTTAAATATGCCCATAAAAACAACCAGCGTTTTCATGACGCAGTTGATCGCCTACTGCTCAAACTTCCCGTGATCGGTGGCATTCTTTACAAATCAGCGGTCGCCCGGTACGCCCGCACACTATCTACAACATTTGCTGCTGGCGTTCCCTTGGTTGAAGCACTGGACTCCGTCTCGGGCGCAACAGGAAATATCGTCTTCAAAACAGCCGTCAACCGCATCAAGCAAGATGTATCCACAGGTATGCAGCTTAATTTCTCCATGCGCACAACTGGCGTTTTTCCCAGCCTGGCCATCCAAATGACAGCCATTGGTGAAGAGTCGGGCGCCCTGGACGATATGCTCGACAAGGTCGCCAGCTTTTATGAAGCCGAAGTCGATAACATGGTCGACAGCCTAACCAGCCTAATGGAACCACTGATTATGGTCGTCCTCGGCGTCGTCGTCGGCGGCCTGGTAGTCGCCATGTACCTCCCCATCTTCCAACTCGGCAACGTCGTCTAA
- the pilB gene encoding type IV-A pilus assembly ATPase PilB: MNDIALTGLAKHLVQAELLTDKSAQQAYQQAQRNRVPLVHFLVQAKLVKSREIAEVASEQFGVAFMDLSTLDKESQPKGLVSEKLIRQHHALPLWRRGNKLFVGVSDPTNHQAITDIQFSTGLTTEAILVEDDKLMDAIDKFFDNGSTGLEEMADVDLDGLDVQVVDDGKDEPVGQESDDAPVVRFVNKMLLDAIRGGASDLHFEPYEKIYRVRVRTDGILREVAKPPINLAGRIAARLKVMASLDISERRKPQDGRIKMRISKNKAIDFRVNTLPTLWGEKIVMRILDPSSAQIGIDALGYEAEQKELYLQALRQPQGMILVTGPTGSGKTVSLYTGLNILNTVDINISTAEDPVEINMEGINQVNVNPKQGLDFAQALRSFLRQDPDVIMVGEIRDLETAEIAIKAAQTGHLVLSTLHTNSAAETLTRLQNMGVAGFNIATSVNLIIAQRLARKLCTHCKKEIQIPRETLIKEGFPETRIGTFKVYEPVGCDQCNGGYKGRQGIYEVVKNTQALQRLIMEEGNSIDIARQMRKEGFNDLRTSGLDKVMQGVTSLEEVNRVTKD; this comes from the coding sequence ATGAACGATATCGCCCTCACTGGTTTGGCCAAGCATTTGGTCCAAGCCGAACTGCTCACTGACAAAAGCGCGCAACAGGCGTATCAGCAAGCCCAACGCAACCGAGTGCCGCTGGTACATTTCCTGGTACAAGCCAAGCTGGTGAAGAGCCGCGAAATCGCCGAGGTTGCCTCCGAGCAATTCGGAGTGGCCTTCATGGACCTCAGCACTTTGGACAAGGAAAGCCAGCCAAAAGGACTGGTCAGCGAGAAGCTCATTCGCCAGCACCACGCCCTACCTTTGTGGCGGCGCGGTAACAAACTCTTTGTGGGTGTATCCGACCCCACTAACCATCAGGCGATCACCGATATTCAGTTCAGCACCGGCCTGACCACTGAAGCCATCCTTGTCGAAGACGACAAGCTGATGGACGCCATCGATAAATTTTTTGATAACGGCAGCACCGGCCTTGAAGAAATGGCCGATGTAGATCTGGACGGACTCGACGTTCAAGTAGTGGACGACGGCAAAGATGAGCCAGTAGGCCAGGAGTCGGATGACGCGCCGGTGGTACGTTTCGTCAATAAGATGCTGCTTGACGCGATTCGAGGCGGCGCATCGGACTTGCATTTTGAACCCTACGAAAAGATCTACCGGGTGCGCGTCCGTACCGACGGCATCCTACGCGAAGTGGCCAAGCCTCCAATCAACCTGGCGGGCCGTATCGCCGCTCGCCTGAAGGTCATGGCCAGCCTGGACATCTCCGAACGGCGCAAGCCACAGGATGGCCGAATCAAAATGCGCATCTCGAAGAACAAGGCGATCGACTTCCGAGTCAATACCTTGCCCACCCTATGGGGCGAGAAGATAGTGATGCGGATCCTCGACCCTTCCAGCGCCCAGATTGGCATTGATGCGCTGGGTTACGAAGCAGAACAAAAAGAACTCTACTTGCAGGCACTCCGCCAACCACAGGGCATGATTTTGGTCACCGGCCCTACCGGCTCCGGTAAAACCGTATCGCTCTACACCGGCCTAAATATTCTCAATACCGTGGATATCAACATTTCCACCGCCGAAGACCCGGTGGAGATCAACATGGAAGGTATCAATCAGGTCAACGTCAACCCCAAGCAAGGACTGGACTTCGCCCAGGCACTGCGCTCGTTCCTGCGTCAGGATCCGGACGTGATCATGGTGGGTGAGATACGCGACCTGGAAACTGCGGAAATTGCGATCAAGGCCGCACAGACCGGCCACTTAGTGCTGTCGACGCTTCACACTAATAGCGCTGCGGAAACACTGACTCGCTTGCAGAACATGGGGGTAGCCGGTTTCAATATCGCGACCTCGGTCAACTTGATCATCGCCCAACGGCTCGCACGCAAACTCTGCACCCACTGCAAGAAAGAGATTCAGATCCCTCGCGAAACGCTTATAAAAGAGGGGTTCCCTGAAACCCGCATCGGCACCTTCAAGGTCTACGAACCGGTTGGTTGCGACCAATGCAATGGCGGTTACAAAGGCCGCCAAGGGATTTACGAAGTGGTCAAAAACACCCAGGCACTGCAGCGCCTGATCATGGAGGAAGGTAATTCCATTGATATCGCCCGCCAAATGCGCAAGGAAGGCTTCAATGACCTGCGTACCTCCGGGCTGGACAAGGTCATGCAAGGTGTCACCAGCCTTGAGGAAGTCAACCGGGTTACCAAGGACTAA